Genomic segment of Panicum virgatum strain AP13 chromosome 9N, P.virgatum_v5, whole genome shotgun sequence:
CAAGGTTTTGATACTTGAATTGAACAAACAAAAATGCTCCCAGCTCATTGCCTTTGTCTCATCTACCCAACGCTGCATGCGTCCCTTGAATTTGGCTTCCCCTGTCTGTCGGGCTGGCCTTGTTAAATCCACGAGACCCACCCAGACTCCCATTTTTGGCGCACAGTGGACGGCATCTTCTCCGCTCCCCCACACTGATCACACACCCTTCGCAGTCAGAGGAGAGCGAGCAGCCGCGGCCGCAGCACGCGCGAGTGAGCAGCAGCGCGAGGCGAAATGGCGAGCAAGCCGGTCACCGTCGGCGACCTCATCCACCGCGTCGCCTCCTCCTGCCTCTCCAACCGCCTCCCCTGCAACTACACCATCCGCGACTCCGTCGACAGCGATCTGGACGACGACCCGTTCGCCGACGCCGTCTCCAGCAGCGACAAGTGCCGGCGCTCCCCCTCcgcggcggagctggaggagcagcaggaggaggaggagaagctcaAGATCTGGGAGGAGGGCGGCCAGGAGGAGCGCAAGGCGGCCAAAGGCGACGCGGAGGCGCTGATGGCGGAGGTGTTCGACGCGGTCTCCGGGGTGCGCCGCGCGTACGCCACGCTCCAGGGCGCGCACTGCCCCTGGGACCCCGACAAGATGCGCgcggccgacgccgccgtcgtcgccgagctccgccacctCGCGCGCCTCCGCGACCGcttccgccgctccgccgccgcgggccacaTCCCGCGCCCCaacccctccgcgccgccgctccgcgaggCCGTCGCGCCGTACGAGGCCGCGCTCGACGACCTCCAGCGCCAGCTCCAGTCCAAGCAGGCCGAGGTGGACGGCCTCAAGgagaagctcgccgccgccaccagccgcCGCAAAGGCCGCCACCACCCGTCCAAGCCGaacggccccggcggcgcgcccACGGCGGACCTCTTCACCACCTGCGCCGAGCAGGCCCGCGCCGCGACGCGGGCCTTCGCggcgcacctcctccacctgatgcgcgcggcgggggtggaCGTCGCGGCGGCCACCCGGTCCCTCACCAAGATCCCCGTCTCCTCCCCGCAGCTGGCCAAGCACGCGCTGGAGGCGCACGTCACCCGCGCCCTCCTCGGCGG
This window contains:
- the LOC120691048 gene encoding protein GRAVITROPIC IN THE LIGHT 1-like, translated to MASKPVTVGDLIHRVASSCLSNRLPCNYTIRDSVDSDLDDDPFADAVSSSDKCRRSPSAAELEEQQEEEEKLKIWEEGGQEERKAAKGDAEALMAEVFDAVSGVRRAYATLQGAHCPWDPDKMRAADAAVVAELRHLARLRDRFRRSAAAGHIPRPNPSAPPLREAVAPYEAALDDLQRQLQSKQAEVDGLKEKLAAATSRRKGRHHPSKPNGPGGAPTADLFTTCAEQARAATRAFAAHLLHLMRAAGVDVAAATRSLTKIPVSSPQLAKHALEAHVTRALLGGFEHESFYLDGSLSSLLDPAAFRRERYAQFRDMRGMEPAELLGVLPTCAFGRYAATKFAALLPPRVEEAILGDGEHRRVVNGGTHPRTPFYGEFLRAAKAVWMLHLLAFALEPPPSHFEAGRGAEFHPGYMESVAGAPPRAGAGMVVGFAVAPGFRLGNGAVVRARVYLVPRGGRP